The following are from one region of the Thermovenabulum gondwanense genome:
- a CDS encoding helix-turn-helix domain-containing protein, with translation MEDDKILEFARKGFLKDLLLNSLDNVKEIWYLLKKMNIKIIPNTVLVINHDNYYTETMNKSEAQKRALRKKLMTAIENIIKGENGYFVELDEQKYAAVFKLNYFEEEEKIRTIILAEKIKDSIEKITGVLVSIGIGTRYKNLDNLHLSLKEALEALESKFYLGQSQIIHFSDIYPQRDEIGVFTIEIESNLSVKILSCDKEGSFNLIDELLNAIKYNKMNNPFSIKSRIIEILSLTLKLALEIGVEKEKIAGFCNECFEGVLKCDNILELEKHVKDYVGNIIDEIFNIRKRVNLQAFEKALEYIRKNYRKNITLEEVSNYVHLSPFYLSHEFKNFTGMNFIDYLTKIRIEKALYLLSTTNLSIKEVGKSVGYNDPNYFGKVFKKEVGVSPKKFKESKKFPEG, from the coding sequence ATGGAAGACGACAAAATTTTAGAATTTGCCAGAAAAGGTTTTTTAAAAGATCTTTTATTAAACAGTTTAGATAACGTAAAAGAAATATGGTACCTTTTGAAAAAAATGAATATAAAAATTATACCAAATACGGTGCTGGTAATAAACCATGACAATTATTACACGGAGACGATGAATAAAAGTGAAGCCCAGAAAAGGGCTTTACGAAAAAAATTGATGACGGCAATAGAAAATATTATAAAAGGTGAAAACGGCTACTTTGTAGAATTGGATGAACAAAAGTATGCTGCTGTTTTTAAGTTAAATTATTTTGAAGAAGAAGAGAAAATCCGGACAATTATATTAGCAGAAAAGATAAAAGATAGCATAGAAAAAATTACAGGGGTTTTGGTATCCATTGGAATAGGGACCAGATATAAAAATTTAGACAATCTTCATCTTTCCCTAAAAGAAGCCCTGGAAGCTCTTGAAAGTAAATTTTATTTAGGACAAAGTCAGATAATACATTTTTCTGATATTTACCCCCAGAGGGATGAAATTGGAGTATTTACAATAGAGATCGAATCAAATTTATCGGTAAAAATTTTGAGCTGTGATAAAGAAGGAAGCTTTAATCTTATAGATGAATTATTGAATGCGATAAAATATAATAAAATGAACAATCCTTTCAGTATAAAAAGCAGAATAATAGAAATTTTATCGCTGACACTTAAACTGGCACTGGAAATCGGAGTGGAGAAGGAGAAAATTGCCGGCTTTTGTAATGAATGTTTTGAAGGAGTGTTAAAATGCGACAATATTCTTGAACTCGAAAAACATGTAAAGGATTATGTAGGGAATATTATCGATGAAATTTTTAATATTCGAAAAAGGGTAAACCTGCAAGCTTTTGAAAAAGCTCTGGAATACATAAGAAAAAATTACAGAAAAAATATAACATTAGAAGAAGTGTCCAATTATGTTCATCTAAGCCCTTTTTACCTCAGTCATGAATTTAAGAACTTCACTGGAATGAATTTTATAGACTATCTGACAAAAATTCGTATAGAAAAGGCTCTTTACCTTTTATCAACTACCAATTTGAGTATTAAAGAAGTAGGGAAAAGCGTTGGCTATAATGATCCCAATTACTTTGGAAAGGTTTTTAAAAAGGAAGTGGGAGTATCGCCGAAAAAATTTAAGGAAAGCAAAAAATTCCCAGAAGGATAA
- the hutU gene encoding urocanate hydratase, translating to MSVIKSPTGKKLHCKSWQQEGLLRLLLNCLDPDIAKKPKDLIAYGGRGKVARNWECLETIIGTLKNLENDETLLIQSGKPVGVFKTFDFSPRVVMAGALLVPKWATWETFYELEKKGLTSYGQSTAGSWAFIGTQGILQGTWETFLQVALKHFNGCLRKKIVLTSGLGEMGSAQPLAITGLKGIAIIAEVDKNVIKKRLLSNVIDIMVFSVEDAIDIAVEYKERGEPISIGLLGNAADIYEKLFEMGFIPDVVTDQTPAHDRKSYIPSGILPEEASSLRETDPVKYEEMFRNTIIRHVKAMVEFKDKGSVVFEYGNNIREQGKISGIDAFNIIPNFASEYIRPLFFEGRGPFRWVALSGDPEDIYRTDEVLLTLFKNDRKIVDWIDFVEKRFSFHGLPSRVCWLNFYERALFGKIINEMVKSGELKAPVAITRDHMDAASMASPYRETENMKDGSDAIADWPVLNAMLNAGCGATLVGVFQGGGVGIGYSIHSGMTIIADGSKEADFRLERALQADAQLGVIRYADAGYDKAKEIVKSTLFTAKVIS from the coding sequence ATGTCAGTTATTAAATCACCTACAGGAAAAAAACTTCATTGCAAAAGCTGGCAGCAGGAGGGGCTTTTAAGGCTCCTCCTGAACTGTCTTGATCCCGATATCGCCAAAAAGCCCAAGGATCTAATTGCTTACGGGGGAAGAGGAAAGGTTGCAAGAAATTGGGAATGTCTTGAAACAATAATAGGAACTTTGAAGAATTTGGAAAATGATGAAACCCTTTTAATACAGTCAGGTAAACCCGTAGGGGTTTTTAAAACCTTTGATTTTTCTCCACGAGTAGTGATGGCCGGGGCATTACTTGTCCCCAAATGGGCAACCTGGGAGACTTTTTACGAATTAGAAAAAAAAGGGCTTACCTCCTACGGACAATCTACCGCCGGGTCCTGGGCTTTTATAGGAACACAGGGAATTTTGCAGGGCACCTGGGAAACCTTTTTACAGGTGGCTTTAAAACATTTTAACGGCTGCCTAAGAAAAAAAATTGTGCTTACTTCAGGACTTGGAGAAATGGGTAGCGCCCAGCCCCTTGCTATAACCGGATTAAAAGGAATTGCGATTATAGCTGAAGTAGATAAAAATGTTATTAAGAAAAGGTTGCTTTCTAATGTCATAGATATAATGGTTTTTTCTGTGGAAGATGCTATTGATATAGCGGTAGAATACAAAGAAAGAGGGGAACCGATTTCCATAGGTTTGCTCGGCAATGCTGCCGATATTTATGAAAAACTCTTTGAAATGGGATTTATTCCCGATGTGGTGACGGATCAAACTCCTGCTCATGACCGGAAAAGTTATATTCCTTCCGGGATCCTCCCGGAGGAAGCCTCATCACTGCGGGAAACGGATCCGGTGAAATACGAAGAGATGTTCAGGAACACAATTATAAGACATGTAAAGGCGATGGTGGAATTTAAAGATAAGGGTTCGGTGGTGTTCGAATACGGGAACAATATTAGAGAGCAGGGGAAAATTTCAGGGATAGATGCGTTTAATATAATTCCAAACTTTGCTTCCGAGTATATAAGGCCTTTGTTTTTTGAAGGTCGTGGTCCCTTCCGATGGGTAGCTCTTTCAGGTGACCCGGAGGATATATATAGAACCGACGAAGTTCTGCTTACATTATTCAAAAACGATAGGAAAATTGTAGATTGGATAGACTTTGTAGAAAAGAGATTTTCCTTTCACGGTCTTCCCTCAAGGGTGTGCTGGCTGAACTTTTATGAAAGGGCTTTGTTTGGAAAAATTATTAACGAAATGGTTAAATCGGGTGAATTAAAGGCACCTGTTGCAATTACAAGGGATCATATGGATGCTGCGTCAATGGCATCTCCTTACAGAGAGACGGAAAATATGAAGGATGGAAGCGATGCCATAGCTGACTGGCCTGTATTAAACGCAATGTTGAATGCTGGTTGCGGAGCGACTTTGGTGGGTGTGTTTCAGGGTGGAGGAGTAGGAATAGGCTATTCAATACATTCAGGGATGACCATTATTGCCGATGGCTCGAAGGAAGCAGATTTCAGGCTTGAAAGAGCCCTTCAGGCTGATGCGCAGCTGGGAGTGATAAGATACGCCGATGCCGGATATGACAAAGCAAAAGAAATAGTAAAAAGCACCCTGTTTACGGCGAAAGTTATATCTTGA
- a CDS encoding YjiH family protein: protein MNKSGSALRFLIYSTIGFFMFFIPINVKGSSSIPIDHIVTWIRQNLAKPALIYALIVTAIGAIMPWINGIYKKSKVDLVFSIFKIAGIIIALIVYFKAGPKWMMDPNVGPFLLNKLVVPVGLIVPIGSVFLAFLVGYGLMEFVGTFLRPVMRILFKTPGRSAIDAVASFVGSYSIALLITNKVFKEGKYTIKEAAIIATGFSTVSATFMIIVAKTLKLMDMWNTFFWVTFIVTFLVTAITARIWPLSKKQDEYVGTPNPEKEVNGNLLAIAWEEALKSASEAPNILENIVKNLKDGFRMATSILPTIMSVGFLGLILAMYTPIFDVIGWIFYPFTLILQLPQPFLAAKACAVEIAEMFLPAMLAVEAPIITKFVVGVVSISSILFFSASIPCILSTEIPLNLTEILTIWLERTILSIIFAAIIAMILF, encoded by the coding sequence ATGAATAAATCCGGTTCAGCCCTGAGGTTTTTAATTTACAGTACAATCGGCTTTTTTATGTTTTTCATTCCGATCAATGTAAAGGGTAGCTCTTCTATTCCGATCGACCATATTGTGACATGGATCAGACAAAACTTAGCAAAACCTGCATTAATTTACGCTTTAATAGTAACTGCTATAGGAGCTATCATGCCCTGGATAAATGGAATATACAAAAAGTCTAAAGTTGACCTCGTTTTTTCTATTTTTAAAATAGCTGGAATTATAATTGCGTTAATAGTATATTTTAAAGCAGGGCCTAAATGGATGATGGATCCCAATGTAGGGCCTTTTTTGCTAAACAAACTGGTAGTTCCCGTAGGATTAATAGTTCCCATAGGTTCGGTATTTTTAGCATTTTTAGTAGGATATGGGCTTATGGAGTTTGTAGGAACTTTTTTGCGTCCCGTAATGAGGATATTGTTCAAAACACCGGGTAGATCTGCTATTGATGCGGTTGCTTCTTTTGTAGGAAGTTATTCCATTGCTCTTTTAATCACCAATAAAGTATTTAAAGAAGGAAAATATACGATAAAAGAAGCGGCGATTATTGCGACGGGATTTTCAACTGTTTCGGCTACCTTTATGATAATAGTTGCAAAGACTTTAAAACTGATGGATATGTGGAACACATTTTTCTGGGTAACCTTTATCGTAACGTTTTTGGTGACTGCAATTACTGCAAGGATTTGGCCATTATCGAAAAAACAGGATGAATATGTAGGGACCCCCAATCCGGAAAAAGAGGTAAATGGTAACCTTTTAGCAATTGCCTGGGAAGAAGCTCTCAAATCCGCATCGGAGGCCCCAAATATTTTGGAAAATATAGTAAAAAATTTGAAAGATGGTTTCAGGATGGCCACATCAATTTTACCTACAATTATGTCGGTTGGTTTTCTTGGACTAATCCTTGCAATGTATACTCCCATTTTTGATGTAATAGGATGGATTTTTTATCCTTTTACATTAATTTTGCAACTACCGCAGCCATTTTTGGCGGCAAAAGCCTGTGCAGTAGAAATTGCTGAAATGTTCCTCCCGGCTATGCTTGCTGTAGAAGCGCCTATTATAACAAAATTTGTGGTGGGGGTTGTATCCATATCTTCTATCCTTTTCTTCTCGGCTTCCATACCTTGTATTTTATCCACAGAAATACCTTTAAATCTTACTGAGATTTTAACTATCTGGTTGGAAAGAACCATACTTTCGATTATTTTTGCTGCTATAATAGCGATGATTTTATTCTAA
- a CDS encoding peptidoglycan D,D-transpeptidase FtsI family protein, translating into MLVLILVLRLFFIQIVERPYLYEKALSQWMRPELKSTRGGIFSRNGVLLLDTERKKVAFISPGWLKDDEKNLLIEGEIIKADDFKQPFIKITEPQKINILEKLEKISPGIVIYNEIERYGEEALATHLIGLAGKSGIEKKYDAILSQSKKNEEIFFDGIGQPIKGSIREKDKNNWGVYLTIDEKIQKKIEEIMDEEVKKGAVVVLDAKTGEILAMASRPNFKQKFVENFLNDPDSPLLNRALMPYIPGSVFKLVVLSAALEEKLSDLNEVFNCPGFIKVGGNIFKCTSYKNGGHGQITLRDALAYSCNVVFIELGRRVGKEKIIEYAKKYGLGEKVLDEIPEEKPGNVPDPKSLYYQDLGNISIGQGKIQITPIQVAKMMLTIVNDGQEINPHVVKKIINKDGEVVFDDRFVDYRGNRVISKENADKIKETLRAACLYGSAVKANLPGESKSAGKTGTAELGDNTTHAWFVGYYPYDQPEYVVSILLERGGSGPSNAAPLFSKIIREITNF; encoded by the coding sequence ATGCTGGTGCTGATCCTTGTGTTAAGGTTGTTTTTTATACAAATCGTCGAAAGGCCTTACCTGTATGAGAAAGCTTTATCCCAGTGGATGAGACCTGAATTAAAATCTACAAGGGGTGGAATTTTTTCAAGAAATGGTGTTCTTTTACTGGATACGGAAAGAAAAAAAGTTGCTTTTATATCACCTGGTTGGCTAAAAGATGATGAAAAGAATCTATTAATAGAAGGAGAAATCATAAAAGCTGATGATTTTAAACAACCTTTTATCAAAATTACTGAACCTCAAAAAATTAATATTTTGGAGAAACTGGAAAAAATTAGTCCGGGAATAGTAATTTATAATGAAATCGAAAGGTACGGAGAGGAAGCTTTAGCTACTCACCTTATCGGTTTAGCTGGAAAAAGCGGTATAGAAAAAAAATACGATGCTATTTTAAGCCAGTCAAAAAAAAATGAAGAAATTTTTTTTGACGGCATAGGTCAACCCATAAAAGGGTCGATAAGGGAAAAGGATAAAAACAACTGGGGAGTATATTTAACAATAGATGAAAAAATTCAAAAGAAAATAGAAGAAATAATGGATGAGGAAGTTAAAAAGGGTGCCGTCGTGGTGCTGGATGCAAAAACAGGAGAGATACTTGCAATGGCCAGTCGCCCCAACTTCAAACAAAAATTTGTAGAAAACTTTCTCAACGATCCCGATTCTCCATTATTAAATAGAGCATTAATGCCGTACATTCCCGGTTCTGTGTTTAAGTTGGTGGTACTTTCTGCTGCCTTAGAAGAAAAGCTTTCAGACCTGAATGAGGTTTTTAACTGCCCGGGTTTTATAAAAGTAGGGGGTAATATTTTTAAGTGTACCAGTTACAAAAACGGTGGACATGGTCAAATCACTTTAAGGGATGCCCTTGCATATTCCTGTAATGTTGTTTTTATAGAATTAGGACGGAGAGTAGGAAAGGAGAAAATAATCGAATATGCTAAAAAATATGGTTTAGGAGAAAAAGTTCTTGATGAAATTCCCGAGGAAAAACCGGGGAATGTACCGGATCCTAAATCGCTCTACTATCAGGATTTAGGAAATATATCGATTGGGCAGGGAAAGATTCAGATAACTCCTATCCAGGTAGCTAAAATGATGTTGACAATAGTGAATGACGGGCAGGAAATAAATCCTCATGTGGTAAAAAAAATAATAAACAAGGACGGGGAGGTCGTTTTTGACGATAGGTTCGTAGATTATAGAGGGAATAGAGTAATTTCAAAGGAAAACGCTGATAAAATTAAGGAAACTTTAAGGGCTGCATGCCTGTATGGAAGTGCCGTTAAGGCAAATTTACCGGGAGAAAGCAAAAGTGCGGGTAAAACCGGCACCGCTGAATTGGGGGATAATACTACACATGCGTGGTTTGTGGGATATTATCCCTATGACCAACCTGAATATGTTGTTTCAATCTTACTGGAAAGAGGTGGCTCTGGGCCTTCCAATGCAGCACCTTTATTTTCGAAGATTATTAGAGAAATAACAAATTTTTAA